Proteins from a single region of Lentimicrobiaceae bacterium:
- a CDS encoding dihydrofolate reductase → MKNNIPISIIVAIAKNYAIGKDNKLLWHISADLKRFKKLTTGNTIIMGRKTYLSLPRKPLPDRKNIVLTRSKNFEAEGCVVVNNIEQVFENLSPNNENFVIGGESVYRLFMPYANKLYLTVVDREYEADTFFPKINFDEWNIIDEEHLIANDDLHYKNVTLLRKQ, encoded by the coding sequence ATGAAAAACAATATACCAATTTCAATTATAGTCGCCATAGCAAAAAATTATGCTATCGGTAAGGACAACAAGCTGCTATGGCATATTTCTGCCGATTTGAAAAGATTTAAAAAATTAACCACCGGCAATACTATAATCATGGGCAGAAAAACTTATTTGTCGCTACCCAGAAAGCCTTTGCCTGATAGGAAGAATATTGTACTAACCAGAAGCAAAAATTTTGAAGCCGAAGGTTGCGTGGTTGTAAATAATATTGAGCAGGTTTTTGAAAATTTGAGTCCTAACAATGAAAATTTTGTAATAGGAGGCGAATCGGTTTATAGACTTTTTATGCCTTACGCTAACAAATTATATCTGACAGTGGTTGACAGAGAATACGAAGCCGACACGTTTTTCCCTAAAATTAATTTCGACGAATGGAACATAATTGATGAAGAACATCTTATTGCTAACGATGATTTACACTATAAAAACGTCACTTTATTGAGAAAACAGTAA
- the xerD gene encoding site-specific tyrosine recombinase XerD yields MWDSYIKGFITYLKIERSLSANTIAAYNRDITKFAIYCRDNKSENSKPTEIETKDIESFIMSINNENISPKSQMRIISGIRAFYKYLIIEGVIENDPTSLIDSPKLGTRLPDFLTINEVERLIGAIDLSHPQGERNKAIIEILYGCGLRVSELINLKISNLFLKEEFIKIVGKGNKERLVPIGNKAIRQLNTYIFDVRTHVEIQRGYEDYVFLNRRGKKLTRNMINIIINDLLPLAGIKKNVSPHTLRHSFATHLVEGGADLRAVQEMLGHKSITTTEIYTHLNKEFLRDNIISHHPFYRDKNLNNSKL; encoded by the coding sequence ATGTGGGATAGCTACATTAAAGGTTTTATAACGTATCTGAAAATTGAGCGTTCGCTCTCAGCTAATACTATTGCGGCGTACAATAGAGATATTACTAAGTTTGCCATATACTGCAGGGATAATAAGTCTGAAAACAGCAAACCCACGGAAATAGAGACCAAAGACATTGAGAGTTTTATTATGTCAATAAACAATGAAAACATCTCACCTAAATCGCAGATGAGGATTATATCGGGTATTAGGGCTTTTTACAAATATTTGATTATAGAAGGAGTTATAGAAAACGACCCTACAAGTTTGATTGACAGTCCGAAATTAGGCACTCGCCTACCCGACTTCCTAACTATAAATGAAGTGGAAAGGCTTATAGGTGCTATAGATTTGTCGCATCCGCAAGGCGAAAGAAATAAGGCTATTATTGAAATTTTGTACGGCTGCGGTCTGCGTGTTTCCGAACTGATAAATTTAAAAATCAGCAACCTGTTTTTGAAAGAAGAATTTATTAAAATAGTAGGTAAAGGGAACAAAGAACGTCTTGTTCCCATTGGGAATAAAGCAATAAGGCAGTTGAACACTTATATTTTTGATGTTAGAACGCATGTAGAAATCCAGAGAGGATACGAAGACTACGTTTTTTTGAACAGAAGAGGAAAGAAACTCACACGTAACATGATAAATATTATTATTAACGACTTATTGCCGCTGGCTGGGATTAAAAAAAATGTTAGTCCGCATACATTGCGACACTCTTTTGCTACACATTTAGTTGAAGGAGGAGCCGATTTAAGGGCAGTACAAGAAATGTTGGGACACAAAAGCATAACGACTACCGAGATTTACACTCACTTGAACAAAGAATTTTTGCGAGATAACATAATTTCACATCATCCATTTTACAGAGATAAAAACCTTAATAACAGCAAGTTATAA